A single window of Fibrobacter sp. UWH6 DNA harbors:
- a CDS encoding leucine-rich repeat protein, whose translation MKFRGFKNILSVLAMLVLPTALFAQTAYLDEKGSLKTLEESATAITSSMTTWSAGWYVVSDNVTIDERITVNGDVHLILADGATLNANKGIGVSSSATFNVYAQSENEATMGALVANAKNVFGSAGIGGTNMAGFGNIIINGGKITVIGQTTGIGGGYNSTSGNITINGGVIDATTHSAYGGAGIGGSGNGYVSSITLNGGSITATGAALNSYGGAGIGTGNMAKSGTMTITISSAVKKIVSTKGSSGAECIGQGENGQTTINVIFKDGESTVEGNAKDKLFYDSGEGEQRYVRTKALNHHIVISDNIKAQITANTEYAFTGEMVTLSIGAAVDVESIKLNGGAVSLLDAGNGQYTFVMPDGDVNVTAGASDTYSVVIPEQMEIVSSTNPPDGDGKYISGTVVEFRPNYTYTVFDVSDGTNALVASNGVYSVTVGTSDINITATINHEYNVNLAEAPYDFTALNNDVLSGTTERTVTIANGANITLSNATINGGIVCEGSATIILEGSNNVKGYSSISKNVFKAGIQVGGEGTVLTIKGNGSLTAIGSDGAAGIGLDCVRYVDAYGGDIVIEGGTINAIGSGSGAGIGTGFAYGGANIVRLGNITIKGGSVKATSGGSAEGIGSGLVNPGSTNEFGTVTIYDSVVLVDASSIGKDITYMHGESNVTANKTDYFNISEDGNRRVIAPKDDADYSISIANDIEHGTLTGAGAAKYTEKVTITVTPDFGYRISRLIVKDANNNDVVIDGNSFVMPKGNVTVSAIFEQGPHGTTEFVWQNVSGSIVKENIIYDGVTTLNLEANSNYKIVSKDQTYLRLDKSTVDIPYSDGVGEFIDDDKSTIFYFRNIPSGFYDIILTDLGDDRWSVSILKTVAALDNVPDQTYTGSEIKPEPLVLAGSLSLTEGTDYEYSYTNNVNVGAATVTVTFRGEYDWVKPVTKSFNITKATPTVEPPTSANPKYAGACVALVTAGSTNFGTMLYSLDDDYSENIPCADKGGDYTVYYEVEESGNWSGAAGSVEIQVPVRVDVTVVGDGSVSGYDPDEFYPVGTVLTLTAEPADGYKFLSWNSDVDVPATFEYTVDAEQNSLEATFSNHYIAYTTSDGDTALPVLSSMYDIKKNKCEDGLCVMFLGDGVTELDDGAFNNHKRLTSIEIPSSIETIGHFAFTETPLIRVDMKSKVPPQLGEWLTFLNVPDEFLIHVPHGSADAYRSADGWKDYEDHIVDHDASMLVWTDDAVVPTCSETGWEAGYVCNECHKRFADVDGHVEMSPVAALGTTYGAACIYNDDSKAIIDGNSETSVLLPWSIDVDAIELNRTFAAGTISTITLPFSMYVENVEGAVFYRFKYVSSDDWTVHVGSVRDELIANTPYLVKTTGETISFKTGATLERTLDASPTDQGQDEGDGWELRGTYGKMVWKEGHPDLGYVYGFAAENVADVHIGEFVKATAGANLPPMRAYLYYNPVATPAPSPKPSFRGMAPMARSTSSIETPNYLDVVVDDDEGGTLYIGKLNTRTGEFNAAGERWFDMKGRKLNGKPSVKGSFFNNKSKVIVK comes from the coding sequence ATGAAGTTTCGTGGATTTAAGAACATTCTGTCGGTGCTGGCTATGCTAGTTTTGCCCACGGCTTTATTTGCCCAAACGGCATATCTTGACGAAAAAGGCTCTCTAAAAACACTAGAAGAATCTGCAACAGCGATTACTAGCTCTATGACAACCTGGAGTGCAGGCTGGTATGTTGTATCGGACAATGTAACAATTGATGAGCGCATCACGGTAAATGGTGATGTGCATTTGATATTAGCTGACGGAGCGACTCTTAATGCAAATAAAGGTATTGGCGTTAGCAGTAGTGCGACATTCAATGTCTATGCACAGTCGGAGAATGAAGCGACGATGGGTGCGCTTGTGGCTAATGCAAAAAACGTATTTGGCAGCGCTGGTATTGGTGGAACTAATATGGCGGGCTTTGGTAACATCATTATCAATGGCGGAAAGATTACGGTAATAGGCCAAACTACTGGTATTGGTGGTGGTTATAATTCAACAAGTGGAAACATTACCATTAATGGTGGTGTTATCGATGCAACAACACATTCTGCATATGGTGGTGCTGGCATCGGCGGTAGCGGGAATGGATATGTATCGAGCATTACGCTAAATGGTGGAAGCATTACTGCAACTGGTGCAGCACTAAACAGTTATGGAGGAGCAGGTATTGGAACAGGAAATATGGCCAAGAGTGGTACAATGACCATCACAATTAGTAGTGCTGTAAAGAAAATTGTTTCAACTAAGGGATCATCTGGCGCTGAATGTATCGGTCAAGGTGAAAATGGACAAACCACTATCAATGTGATATTTAAGGACGGCGAGTCGACAGTCGAAGGGAATGCCAAGGATAAATTGTTTTATGATTCTGGTGAGGGCGAACAGCGATATGTTCGAACCAAAGCATTAAATCATCATATAGTAATTAGTGATAATATCAAGGCTCAAATAACAGCAAATACAGAATATGCTTTTACAGGAGAGATGGTTACACTTTCTATTGGCGCGGCAGTTGATGTTGAATCGATTAAATTAAATGGTGGCGCAGTATCGTTATTGGATGCAGGAAATGGTCAGTACACTTTTGTTATGCCAGATGGTGATGTAAATGTGACAGCAGGAGCCTCTGATACATATTCTGTCGTTATCCCTGAACAGATGGAAATTGTAAGCTCCACAAATCCTCCAGATGGTGACGGCAAATATATTTCAGGAACGGTTGTTGAGTTTAGACCTAACTATACTTATACGGTATTTGATGTTTCTGATGGAACCAATGCTTTGGTTGCATCAAACGGTGTTTATAGTGTGACAGTTGGAACTTCTGACATAAATATTACGGCTACAATAAATCATGAGTACAATGTAAATCTAGCGGAGGCACCATATGATTTTACTGCTCTAAATAATGATGTTCTTAGTGGTACAACAGAACGCACGGTAACAATTGCCAATGGTGCAAATATTACACTTTCTAATGCGACAATAAATGGAGGTATAGTTTGCGAAGGCTCTGCAACAATTATTCTTGAAGGTTCAAATAATGTTAAGGGATATTCAAGTATAAGTAAAAATGTATTTAAAGCGGGTATCCAGGTTGGTGGCGAAGGGACTGTACTTACTATCAAAGGTAATGGTTCCTTAACAGCAATTGGTAGTGATGGAGCTGCAGGTATTGGTTTAGATTGTGTACGGTATGTTGATGCTTATGGTGGAGATATTGTTATCGAAGGAGGAACAATTAATGCTATCGGAAGTGGATCTGGAGCCGGAATTGGAACTGGCTTTGCGTATGGTGGCGCAAATATTGTAAGACTTGGTAATATTACCATTAAGGGGGGCTCGGTAAAGGCAACTAGTGGTGGGTCAGCTGAAGGCATTGGTTCGGGTTTGGTAAATCCTGGTAGTACGAATGAATTTGGTACGGTAACCATTTACGATAGCGTAGTACTCGTTGATGCATCAAGTATTGGAAAAGATATTACCTATATGCATGGCGAGAGCAATGTGACCGCCAATAAAACCGATTATTTCAATATCAGCGAAGATGGCAACCGACGCGTTATCGCACCAAAGGACGATGCCGATTATAGCATTTCCATTGCTAACGACATCGAGCATGGTACATTGACAGGAGCAGGGGCGGCAAAGTATACGGAAAAGGTGACAATTACCGTTACTCCAGACTTTGGATACAGAATTAGCCGTCTTATCGTAAAGGATGCCAATAACAATGATGTTGTAATTGATGGGAATTCTTTCGTGATGCCAAAGGGCAATGTAACGGTAAGTGCAATTTTTGAGCAAGGCCCTCACGGTACGACGGAGTTTGTGTGGCAAAATGTATCTGGCAGTATAGTTAAAGAAAACATTATCTACGATGGTGTGACTACATTAAATCTTGAAGCTAACAGTAATTATAAAATTGTTTCTAAAGACCAAACTTATTTGAGGTTAGATAAAAGCACTGTCGATATTCCATATTCCGATGGCGTAGGGGAGTTTATTGATGATGATAAATCGACGATATTTTATTTTCGCAATATCCCATCGGGCTTCTACGATATCATACTAACCGATCTTGGCGATGATAGATGGTCGGTGTCTATTCTGAAAACTGTTGCTGCTTTGGACAATGTTCCCGACCAGACTTATACGGGTAGCGAGATAAAGCCTGAGCCACTTGTTTTAGCAGGCTCACTCAGTCTTACAGAAGGTACCGACTACGAATATTCTTATACCAACAATGTAAATGTTGGCGCCGCAACTGTAACAGTTACTTTCCGTGGTGAATATGACTGGGTAAAACCTGTAACAAAATCCTTTAATATCACGAAGGCTACGCCTACAGTTGAACCTCCGACTTCTGCCAATCCGAAGTACGCTGGTGCATGCGTCGCACTTGTCACCGCCGGATCTACGAACTTTGGAACGATGCTTTACAGTTTAGATGATGATTACTCGGAAAATATTCCTTGTGCGGATAAAGGCGGCGATTATACGGTTTACTACGAGGTCGAAGAAAGTGGCAACTGGTCTGGTGCCGCAGGGAGTGTTGAAATTCAGGTGCCGGTTCGTGTTGATGTGACCGTGGTTGGCGACGGTTCTGTAAGTGGCTACGATCCCGACGAATTCTACCCTGTTGGTACAGTACTTACCCTTACCGCGGAGCCTGCAGACGGATACAAGTTCCTTAGCTGGAACAGTGATGTCGATGTTCCTGCAACATTTGAATACACGGTTGATGCAGAACAGAATAGCCTAGAAGCAACTTTCAGCAATCACTATATTGCTTACACAACCAGCGACGGTGATACTGCTTTGCCTGTGCTTTCATCTATGTATGATATTAAGAAAAATAAGTGCGAGGACGGTCTGTGTGTCATGTTTTTGGGCGATGGTGTTACAGAACTAGACGATGGCGCATTTAATAATCATAAACGCTTGACTAGTATTGAAATCCCGAGCAGTATTGAAACTATTGGGCATTTCGCTTTTACAGAAACTCCTTTGATTCGTGTGGATATGAAGTCAAAAGTGCCCCCTCAATTGGGGGAATGGCTGACTTTCCTCAACGTTCCTGATGAATTTTTGATTCACGTGCCTCATGGTTCAGCCGATGCCTACAGGTCTGCCGATGGCTGGAAGGATTACGAGGACCACATTGTTGATCACGACGCATCTATGCTGGTCTGGACCGATGATGCTGTAGTACCCACATGCTCTGAAACAGGTTGGGAAGCAGGCTATGTCTGCAATGAGTGCCACAAGCGCTTTGCCGATGTGGATGGCCATGTTGAAATGTCCCCGGTGGCCGCCCTTGGCACAACCTACGGCGCAGCTTGTATATACAATGACGATAGCAAGGCAATTATCGACGGAAACTCCGAAACCTCCGTACTGCTCCCTTGGAGTATCGATGTGGACGCAATTGAGCTGAATAGGACCTTTGCCGCTGGCACAATCTCCACCATTACGCTGCCTTTTAGCATGTATGTGGAAAATGTGGAGGGCGCTGTATTCTACAGATTTAAGTATGTTTCTTCGGATGACTGGACTGTTCACGTGGGTTCCGTTCGTGACGAACTGATCGCAAACACCCCGTACCTAGTGAAAACTACTGGCGAGACCATCTCCTTTAAGACTGGGGCTACCTTGGAACGTACATTGGATGCCTCTCCCACGGACCAGGGCCAGGATGAGGGTGATGGCTGGGAACTTCGCGGAACCTATGGAAAAATGGTCTGGAAGGAAGGTCATCCGGATCTTGGGTATGTTTATGGTTTTGCTGCCGAGAATGTTGCCGATGTCCATATTGGCGAATTTGTGAAAGCTACCGCTGGTGCAAATCTGCCGCCTATGCGAGCCTACCTCTATTACAATCCTGTCGCAACTCCGGCACCTTCTCCGAAACCGTCCTTCCGTGGCATGGCTCCCATGGCTCGTTCGACTTCCAGTATCGAGACCCCGAATTACTTGGATGTGGTCGTGGATGACGATGAGGGCGGAACTCTGTATATCGGTAAACTCAATACCCGCACCGGCGAGTTCAACGCCGCGGGAGAGCGCTGGTTTGACATGAAGGGCCGTAAACTCAACGGCAAACCCAGCGTTAAGGGCTCCTTCTTCAATAACAAGAGCAAGGTTATCGTAAAATGA
- a CDS encoding DUF6261 family protein yields the protein MKNVNAINFNRITNDGFIGFHNNVATAAASINLKDVRTQLDAYKATIGKFSDYTTSVAEAAAKKGASEQDSKRTIAFRNFRGTVKVLTGSLDQQRSALAKEIWEYVKGYGNAGSVDQKSLTGIIESVIANVQAVIGKEEYAGALAGSELELAFNALKEVQGAFAEANQTRAEERRIREETTSKNLRNDCISAFRQLINFAQYNAATKGDESCTAFIDKVNVFIANSRSLYKARAKARAKAREDTPPTTEAIALPVEPTTGAANTVTTNGVSAERRINAA from the coding sequence ATGAAAAACGTTAACGCAATCAACTTCAACCGCATCACCAACGACGGCTTCATCGGTTTCCACAACAACGTGGCAACGGCAGCCGCATCCATCAATCTCAAGGATGTCCGTACCCAACTTGACGCATACAAGGCAACCATCGGCAAGTTCTCCGACTACACCACCAGTGTGGCGGAGGCCGCGGCAAAGAAGGGCGCATCGGAACAGGATTCCAAGCGCACCATCGCATTCCGCAATTTCCGTGGAACGGTAAAGGTTCTCACAGGCTCCCTGGACCAGCAGCGTTCCGCCCTGGCCAAGGAAATCTGGGAATACGTAAAGGGGTACGGCAATGCAGGTTCCGTTGACCAGAAGAGCCTCACCGGTATCATCGAATCGGTCATTGCTAACGTCCAGGCGGTTATTGGCAAGGAAGAATATGCCGGGGCCCTGGCCGGGAGCGAACTGGAGCTTGCCTTCAACGCCCTGAAGGAGGTGCAAGGCGCATTCGCCGAAGCCAACCAGACCCGTGCCGAGGAACGCCGCATCCGCGAGGAGACCACCAGCAAGAATCTCCGCAACGATTGCATCAGCGCCTTCCGCCAGCTGATTAACTTCGCGCAGTACAACGCGGCCACCAAGGGTGACGAAAGTTGCACGGCCTTCATCGACAAGGTGAACGTATTCATCGCCAACAGCCGTTCCCTCTACAAGGCTCGCGCAAAAGCCCGTGCAAAGGCTCGCGAAGACACCCCGCCCACCACCGAGGCTATCGCACTTCCTGTGGAGCCCACGACCGGTGCAGCGAACACCGTAACCACAAACGGCGTTTCGGCCGAAAGGAGGATTAATGCCGCATAG
- a CDS encoding DUF6169 family protein gives MIYPVIEDCDTFYFETETQNKISVIFNDLTSQFEANFPIFCVDIYRVESSLLPNNHVNDISGSNTRDTIVSIIRNFLDKFDSALVAFIDTSTDSKGRARHRLFQSWFRMYGENEFSITPREIFFSETESYSFLIIRKSYANADSIIEVFDNFIKLANEAED, from the coding sequence GTGATTTATCCAGTAATTGAAGATTGCGACACCTTTTATTTTGAGACCGAAACTCAAAATAAAATTTCTGTCATATTCAACGACTTGACTTCGCAATTTGAAGCCAACTTCCCTATCTTCTGCGTGGACATCTATCGCGTAGAAAGCAGTTTGCTGCCAAATAATCATGTAAACGATATTTCTGGAAGTAATACTAGAGATACCATTGTTTCGATCATTCGAAACTTCCTGGACAAATTCGACAGCGCCTTGGTTGCGTTCATCGACACATCGACCGACAGTAAGGGGCGGGCAAGACACAGGCTTTTTCAGTCCTGGTTCCGTATGTATGGCGAAAATGAATTTTCCATCACCCCAAGAGAAATTTTCTTTAGCGAAACAGAGTCCTATTCGTTCTTGATTATCCGCAAGTCTTATGCAAATGCAGACTCTATAATCGAGGTTTTTGACAACTTCATCAAGTTGGCCAATGAGGCTGAAGACTAG
- a CDS encoding 6-carboxytetrahydropterin synthase, producing MRSYTTFSLQYAHRFYGFKGEAQYLHGHTGILTIEVEDSINAGVNMVFPCNEIQKTAWDILRNFDHALILREDDPLLPAILDVYEKQGIRNGHPQNKMKGPAFKTALATAYPDCRLVVTKETMTVEGMIKIVYDLLKMKLNIAKITFTSGANAASQEFPVAGTVKRCPLCGIALDENGVCPKCGYKEKS from the coding sequence ATGAGAAGCTACACAACGTTCAGCCTGCAGTACGCCCACCGTTTCTACGGTTTCAAGGGAGAGGCGCAGTATCTTCACGGTCACACGGGGATCTTGACCATCGAAGTGGAGGATTCCATCAATGCGGGGGTGAACATGGTGTTCCCCTGCAACGAAATCCAGAAGACGGCCTGGGACATTCTGCGGAATTTCGACCACGCACTCATTCTGCGTGAAGACGACCCGCTGCTCCCCGCGATTCTGGACGTCTACGAAAAGCAGGGCATCAGGAATGGCCATCCGCAAAACAAGATGAAGGGGCCTGCGTTCAAGACGGCACTAGCCACGGCTTACCCGGATTGTCGCCTGGTGGTGACGAAGGAGACCATGACAGTGGAAGGCATGATCAAGATTGTCTATGACCTTCTGAAAATGAAGCTGAACATCGCAAAGATTACCTTCACCAGCGGAGCGAATGCTGCCTCCCAGGAATTTCCTGTTGCGGGCACGGTCAAGCGCTGCCCCCTCTGCGGAATCGCCCTGGACGAAAACGGCGTTTGCCCCAAGTGCGGCTACAAGGAAAAATCGTAA
- a CDS encoding TIGR02147 family protein: protein MKPITEYQDYRCYMQDFYEERKRKSAFTWREFSRMADFSSPSYLKLVCDGKTSLSRVGVPKVAAAMGLAGFELTYFEKMVEFGNAKIDAKKKACFEEMTKIAKEQKARVIDSDTFAYYESAVNTIVRELAPLMPGALPLEMAKKIKHAFTAQQVRDSLNLLVKADLLQETGENSYQQTDRAISGSTEAIPLALRSLNREMIDMAREAIDKVDPRERNISGVTLGVDANAFARIYEEVESCRKRVMAIANECDNIDQVYRLNLQFFPLTERV, encoded by the coding sequence ATGAAACCGATTACTGAGTATCAAGATTATCGCTGCTACATGCAGGATTTTTACGAGGAACGGAAGCGAAAGTCCGCTTTTACCTGGCGCGAGTTTTCCAGGATGGCTGATTTTTCGTCACCTTCTTATTTGAAGTTGGTGTGTGATGGTAAAACTTCTCTGAGTCGGGTGGGTGTGCCCAAGGTGGCTGCCGCTATGGGACTGGCTGGTTTTGAGTTGACCTACTTTGAAAAGATGGTTGAGTTTGGAAATGCAAAAATAGACGCCAAGAAAAAGGCTTGTTTCGAAGAGATGACTAAGATTGCCAAGGAACAGAAGGCGCGTGTCATAGACTCTGACACCTTTGCCTATTATGAATCTGCGGTCAACACCATCGTTCGCGAATTGGCTCCTCTGATGCCCGGTGCCTTGCCTCTGGAAATGGCCAAGAAGATTAAACATGCATTTACCGCCCAGCAGGTCCGCGACTCTCTCAACCTGTTGGTGAAGGCGGATCTCCTCCAGGAAACTGGGGAGAATTCCTATCAGCAAACCGACCGTGCCATTTCCGGTTCCACGGAAGCCATTCCCCTGGCCCTCCGTTCCTTGAATCGTGAAATGATTGACATGGCTCGTGAAGCTATCGACAAGGTGGATCCTCGCGAACGCAACATCTCTGGCGTGACCTTGGGGGTGGACGCCAATGCTTTCGCTCGCATTTATGAAGAAGTGGAAAGTTGTCGCAAGCGAGTGATGGCCATTGCCAATGAATGCGATAATATCGATCAGGTTTACCGTTTGAATTTACAGTTTTTCCCGTTGACGGAAAGGGTTTAG
- a CDS encoding ammonium transporter, which yields MADTLSTIVDTAAAVADTVSSAAAAVVESVAEAAAPVAAAVEAAAAPAAEAAPSVGEAIFMTENIWIMISAMLVFIMGLGFACVESGLCRAKSASNICFKNVAVPAIGISVYALLGFGLMYPGEFNGWLGFAGFGIGDWMNPANFTAAYNGHFSLFTDWLFQAMFAATAATIVSGAVAERIKLSSFLVFTFFYVAFVYPVVGSWVWGGGWLSNFAAFGAEGFHDLAGSELVHSVGGWGALAGVIILGPRIGKYVNGKAHAIPAHNVPLATIGVFILWFGWWGFNGGSALSGNPFDTSLILVTTNLAAVAGIITATATSWIIAKKPDATMALNGCLAGLVAITAPADTVSPLSAWIIGAIGGVIVVLAVYFFEKLRLDDPVGALSVHLVNGIWGTLAVGIFDYTGRFNFSTQLLGVVAYAIPCFLSACLIFIVIKKTMGLRVSEKEELRGLDLAEHGQESYGGFQIFSNM from the coding sequence ATGGCTGATACACTTTCTACTATCGTCGATACCGCCGCTGCTGTAGCTGATACCGTTTCTAGCGCCGCCGCTGCTGTTGTTGAATCTGTTGCCGAAGCTGCTGCTCCTGTGGCTGCCGCCGTGGAAGCCGCTGCCGCTCCCGCTGCAGAAGCTGCTCCCTCTGTAGGTGAAGCAATCTTCATGACCGAAAATATCTGGATCATGATTTCCGCAATGCTGGTGTTCATCATGGGCCTTGGCTTTGCTTGCGTTGAATCCGGTCTTTGCCGTGCAAAGAGCGCTTCCAACATCTGCTTTAAGAACGTGGCTGTTCCCGCTATCGGTATTTCCGTGTACGCATTGCTGGGCTTTGGCTTGATGTATCCGGGTGAATTTAACGGTTGGCTTGGCTTTGCAGGCTTCGGCATTGGCGACTGGATGAATCCCGCCAACTTCACTGCCGCTTATAACGGTCACTTCTCCCTGTTCACTGACTGGCTGTTCCAGGCTATGTTTGCCGCTACCGCTGCAACCATCGTTTCCGGTGCCGTTGCTGAACGTATCAAACTTTCCTCCTTCCTGGTGTTCACCTTCTTCTACGTAGCATTCGTCTACCCGGTAGTTGGTTCCTGGGTTTGGGGTGGTGGCTGGCTCTCCAACTTCGCTGCATTCGGTGCAGAAGGCTTCCACGACCTGGCTGGTTCTGAACTGGTTCACTCCGTTGGTGGCTGGGGCGCTCTCGCTGGCGTAATCATTCTCGGACCCCGTATCGGCAAGTATGTGAACGGCAAGGCTCATGCAATTCCCGCTCACAACGTTCCGCTGGCAACTATCGGTGTGTTTATCCTGTGGTTCGGCTGGTGGGGATTCAACGGCGGTTCCGCTCTCTCCGGCAACCCCTTCGATACCTCTCTGATTCTTGTGACTACTAACTTGGCTGCTGTGGCTGGCATCATTACCGCAACTGCAACTTCCTGGATTATCGCAAAGAAGCCCGATGCCACCATGGCTCTCAACGGATGCTTGGCTGGTCTGGTTGCAATCACCGCTCCTGCTGATACCGTTTCCCCGCTCAGTGCCTGGATCATTGGTGCAATCGGTGGTGTGATCGTAGTCCTGGCTGTGTACTTCTTCGAAAAGCTCCGCTTGGACGACCCGGTTGGTGCTCTCTCCGTTCACCTGGTCAACGGTATCTGGGGTACCCTCGCAGTTGGTATCTTCGATTACACCGGCCGCTTCAACTTCTCCACCCAGCTTCTCGGTGTCGTTGCCTACGCAATCCCCTGCTTCCTCTCTGCTTGCCTGATCTTCATCGTGATCAAGAAGACTATGGGCCTCCGCGTTAGCGAAAAGGAAGAACTCCGCGGTCTCGATCTTGCAGAACACGGTCAAGAATCCTACGGTGGCTTCCAGATCTTCAGCAACATGTAA
- a CDS encoding P-II family nitrogen regulator, which translates to MKLVTAYIQPERLNSVKQSLYEAEIFKMSVTNVLGCGQQKGHTQVYRGVETEVNLLKKICIRIAVNDEFVQPCIDAIIAGARSGNIGDGKIFVTNLEQCIRIRTGETGPEAIG; encoded by the coding sequence ATGAAGCTCGTTACAGCTTACATTCAACCCGAAAGGCTAAATAGCGTAAAGCAGTCTCTATACGAGGCTGAAATTTTCAAGATGTCAGTCACCAATGTTCTGGGCTGCGGTCAGCAGAAGGGACACACTCAGGTGTATCGTGGCGTTGAAACCGAAGTGAACCTGCTTAAGAAGATTTGTATTCGTATCGCCGTAAACGATGAATTCGTTCAGCCCTGCATCGATGCAATCATTGCTGGCGCCCGTTCTGGTAACATCGGCGATGGCAAAATTTTTGTGACGAACCTTGAACAATGTATCCGTATCCGTACCGGTGAAACTGGCCCGGAAGCTATTGGCTAA